In Desulfonatronum thiosulfatophilum, a genomic segment contains:
- a CDS encoding virulence RhuM family protein, with translation MSKSKYPKVSGKIEKPLVRSSAAEYLTFVAASGTGGVEVVYAGETIWLTQKMMATLYDVDVRTTNYHLKKIFRDSELQEDSVIRNFRITAADGKSYNTKHYNLAAIIAVGYKVNSERAVQFRKWATTIIEEFTIKGYTMDDERLKSGGSVLNNQYFEEQLERIREIRLSERKFYQKITDIYATSIDYDVTAQATKRFFSTVQNKLHWAIHGQTAAEVIHTRADAEKEHMGLTTWKDAPRGKIQKFDVVVAKNYLTEHEMAQLVRLVSAYLDVAEDMALRKIPMTMQDWETRLNRFIAATDRKILQDAGKVTAEIAKAHAESEFEKYRIVQDRLFESDFDRMVKQLDTKLDE, from the coding sequence ATGAGTAAGAGCAAGTATCCGAAGGTCTCCGGAAAGATTGAGAAACCCCTCGTCCGTTCCTCGGCGGCGGAATATTTGACCTTTGTCGCGGCTAGCGGCACGGGCGGTGTGGAGGTGGTTTACGCCGGTGAAACCATCTGGCTGACACAGAAGATGATGGCCACGCTCTATGATGTGGATGTGCGAACCACCAACTATCACCTGAAAAAGATTTTCCGCGACAGTGAGTTACAGGAAGATTCAGTTATCCGAAATTTTCGGATAACTGCCGCCGATGGCAAAAGTTACAACACCAAGCACTACAACCTCGCCGCCATCATCGCCGTCGGCTACAAGGTCAACTCCGAACGTGCCGTGCAGTTCCGCAAATGGGCGACCACCATTATCGAGGAGTTCACCATCAAGGGCTACACGATGGATGACGAACGCCTGAAAAGTGGCGGCTCCGTCCTCAATAATCAATATTTTGAAGAGCAGTTAGAGCGCATTCGCGAGATTCGCCTCTCCGAACGCAAGTTCTACCAGAAAATCACCGACATCTACGCGACCTCCATTGACTATGACGTGACGGCCCAGGCCACCAAGCGATTTTTTTCCACTGTACAGAACAAGCTGCACTGGGCGATTCATGGGCAGACGGCGGCGGAGGTCATCCATACTCGTGCCGATGCCGAAAAAGAGCACATGGGCCTGACCACCTGGAAGGATGCACCGCGAGGTAAAATCCAGAAATTCGACGTCGTCGTGGCCAAGAACTACCTGACCGAACATGAAATGGCGCAACTGGTACGGCTGGTTTCGGCCTATCTGGATGTTGCGGAGGATATGGCGCTGCGCAAGATCCCCATGACCATGCAGGATTGGGAAACCCGATTGAACCGCTTCATTGCGGCGACCGACCGTAAGATTTTGCAGGACGCGGGAAAGGTGACGGCGGAGATCGCCAAGGCCCACGCCGAGAGCGAATTTGAGAAGTACCGCATCGTGCAGGATCGGCTGTTTGAAAGCGACTTCGACCGGATGGTGAAGCAGCTGGATACAAAACTGGATGAGTGA